A part of Methanohalobium evestigatum Z-7303 genomic DNA contains:
- a CDS encoding RNA-guided endonuclease InsQ/TnpB family protein codes for MLLTLKVKLNPDREQRNKLLTTMEKFNEACNYASEIAWHNKKFGKTGIQKLTYYDIRQKFALSAQLAVRAIGKVAESYSNDRKTMHKFEKRGAVVYDQRVLSFKGNDMVSILTLDGREKIGISYGDFRPLDKNRIRGQTDLIYEEGNFYLMLVMEVGENEVRYNDDVLGVDLGVVNIATTSDNEVYKGTKADEIRERYTSLKSRLQSAGTWSAKKHLRKLSKKERRFKRDLNHRVAKQLVERAKDTFRAIALENLNGFRPEATVTKAQRDRLGKWAFSELTRFILYKAKLEGVPVVIINPMYTSQQCSECGYIDKNNRQKQSNFKCKRCGHRENADYNASKNIAHRGAVSLPNVLRLASIS; via the coding sequence ATGCTCTTGACCCTGAAAGTTAAACTGAATCCCGATAGAGAACAACGCAATAAACTATTGACAACTATGGAGAAGTTCAATGAGGCCTGCAACTATGCTTCTGAGATTGCATGGCACAACAAGAAATTTGGTAAAACCGGGATTCAGAAACTGACTTATTATGACATCAGGCAAAAATTCGCTCTGTCTGCTCAATTGGCTGTCAGGGCAATCGGTAAAGTAGCTGAAAGCTACAGCAACGACAGAAAAACCATGCACAAATTCGAGAAAAGGGGAGCTGTGGTCTACGACCAGAGAGTTCTGTCGTTCAAAGGAAACGATATGGTTTCTATACTTACACTGGATGGTCGTGAGAAGATAGGAATATCTTATGGTGATTTTCGACCTCTGGATAAAAACAGAATCCGAGGTCAAACAGACCTGATTTACGAAGAAGGTAACTTTTACCTGATGCTTGTGATGGAAGTGGGTGAAAACGAAGTTAGGTACAACGATGATGTTCTGGGTGTAGACCTTGGTGTAGTCAATATAGCAACCACTTCTGATAATGAAGTTTACAAAGGCACAAAAGCAGATGAGATACGAGAGCGATATACCAGTCTAAAATCGAGATTGCAGTCAGCTGGAACATGGTCTGCCAAGAAACATCTCAGGAAATTATCCAAAAAGGAACGCCGGTTCAAACGTGATCTGAACCACCGGGTTGCAAAACAGTTGGTTGAACGCGCTAAAGACACGTTTCGGGCTATTGCACTGGAGAACCTTAACGGTTTCCGTCCGGAGGCTACGGTTACTAAAGCGCAGAGAGACAGGTTGGGTAAATGGGCGTTCTCTGAACTGACCAGATTCATATTATACAAAGCAAAACTTGAAGGTGTACCTGTCGTGATTATCAACCCGATGTATACTTCGCAGCAGTGTTCTGAATGCGGGTACATCGATAAAAACAACCGTCAGAAACAGTCTAACTTCAAGTGTAAGAGATGCGGTCATAGAGAGAACGCCGATTACAATGCTTCAAAGAATATTGCGCACAGGGGAGCTGTCAGCCTTCCTAATGTCCTCCGCTTAGCATCTATTAGTTAA
- the argC gene encoding N-acetyl-gamma-glutamyl-phosphate reductase — MIDVGIIGSSGYTGGELIRLLVNHKYTNIEICTSRKFAGQKVSDVHKHLKGFINLEFEDISPRDLKNRCDVIFLAVPHGTSMNIVPDLLDEYTKVIDLSADYRINSQTFENLYGIEHSDKRKVVYGLPEIHPEVSEKNLVANPGCYSTGAILSASPLANSGLIDSIIFDSKSGITGAGVNPTQTSHYPNMAENVQPYKLTSHRHYAEMFQELSMMDESLININFTPHVIPSIRGILTTAHIFTNRQVSTEEVKSIYAEYYKDNPFVRIIDGIPSLSTVRGSNFCDIGFEIDVNNNRVVVVSAIDNLVKGAAGQAIQNMNLMCGFNETEGIWFSGITP; from the coding sequence ATGATAGATGTCGGAATTATTGGCAGTTCTGGTTACACTGGCGGAGAATTGATACGGTTGTTAGTCAACCATAAATACACTAATATCGAAATCTGTACTTCAAGAAAATTTGCCGGTCAAAAGGTAAGCGATGTACATAAACATCTGAAAGGTTTTATAAATCTTGAATTTGAAGATATAAGCCCCAGAGACCTTAAAAACAGATGTGACGTTATATTCCTTGCCGTACCACACGGAACATCCATGAACATTGTTCCAGATTTACTGGATGAATATACAAAAGTGATTGATTTAAGCGCCGATTACAGGATTAACAGCCAGACCTTTGAAAATTTGTATGGAATAGAGCATTCTGATAAAAGGAAAGTTGTATATGGACTTCCTGAAATCCATCCGGAAGTCTCAGAAAAAAATCTGGTTGCAAATCCGGGTTGTTATTCTACAGGGGCTATACTTTCAGCCTCTCCGCTTGCTAACTCCGGCTTAATAGATTCTATAATTTTTGATTCTAAGTCTGGCATCACAGGTGCAGGTGTTAACCCAACCCAAACATCACATTATCCAAATATGGCTGAAAACGTCCAGCCCTATAAATTAACATCTCATAGGCATTATGCAGAAATGTTCCAGGAACTAAGCATGATGGATGAATCACTGATTAATATTAACTTTACACCGCATGTTATACCATCGATAAGGGGCATCCTCACAACTGCTCATATATTCACCAACAGACAGGTTTCAACCGAGGAAGTAAAGTCCATATATGCAGAATATTATAAGGATAATCCGTTTGTACGTATAATTGACGGCATCCCTTCCCTGAGCACAGTTAGAGGGTCTAACTTCTGTGATATCGGGTTTGAAATCGATGTAAACAATAACAGGGTTGTCGTTGTATCAGCAATAGATAATCTGGTCAAAGGTGCAGCAGGACAAGCGATTCAGAATATGAATCTTATGTGTGGATTTAATGAAACTGAAGGCATCTGGTTTTCAGGTATTACACCTTGA
- a CDS encoding CBS domain-containing protein codes for MKVKDVMNSDVIYSKSSDSIRSTAQILKKNGISGVPVVDDKNNIVGVISEEDLLRFLEIPDHRGLWLPSPFEVIEIPIREFVSWEETKHMLSDFGDKKVQQVMKTDVLTITPEDTIEYASQLMTKHKINRLPVIEDGKLIGIVTRGDIIEGLSRS; via the coding sequence ATGAAAGTAAAAGATGTAATGAACTCTGATGTGATATATTCCAAATCCAGTGACAGCATAAGGAGTACTGCACAGATACTCAAGAAAAATGGTATAAGCGGTGTTCCTGTTGTAGATGATAAAAATAACATTGTAGGTGTTATATCCGAAGAAGACCTTTTGAGATTCCTTGAAATCCCTGACCATAGAGGTTTATGGCTCCCCAGCCCGTTTGAAGTGATTGAAATTCCTATAAGAGAATTCGTAAGCTGGGAAGAAACAAAACACATGCTCAGTGATTTTGGAGATAAAAAAGTTCAACAGGTAATGAAAACCGATGTATTAACCATTACTCCAGAAGATACGATAGAATATGCATCCCAATTAATGACAAAACATAAAATTAACCGGTTACCAGTAATTGAAGATGGAAAACTTATCGGTATCGTTACCAGAGGAGACATAATCGAGGGTCTTTCAAGGTCCTGA